In a single window of the Zonotrichia leucophrys gambelii isolate GWCS_2022_RI chromosome 2, RI_Zleu_2.0, whole genome shotgun sequence genome:
- the TMEM108 gene encoding transmembrane protein 108 isoform X1, translating to MSSTCLPSSSTAATSVLLILALTEELVFSVQVLSPTVSSSQGFPMNTTTVTAMGTTPHHKDHPTAEPLPTSAQAMSHPISLVEKGPSTGQERESGPRIGEKETYHLYNQSALYSGQSRPKGKIFQVFKGNFSESTEPYLKTTLHSPFPTLRSPFTDHPFQSQTAASSDPNGMGLARTTHSDPSPHRNSSGSLREAEQGDGTEVAVQEADFATTTAGPSTDPEAVSVPFKPTRYGMWDMLSKNNSWVTLNFSTNVPVFAGSGSATAAAGHSVQTSFDISISSSAAGDAEGLTPTQHGTVTNSASPGSALSSVPATRLSSPTSTAGSTATGNFLNRLVPAGTWKPGVQGNISHVTEGDKPQHRATICLSKMDIAWIILAISVPISSCSVLLTVCCMRRKKKTSNPENNLSYWNNAITMDYFNRHAVELPREIQSLETSEDHLSEPRSPANGDYRDSGMVLVNPFCQETLFVGHEQVSEI from the exons GTGTTCTACTGATCTTGGCACTGACAGAAGAGCTGGTGTTTTCTGTTCAGGTACTGTCTCCCACTGTCTCCTCCTCTCAGGGCTTCCCGATGAACACTACAACTGTCACAGCCATGGGAACAACACCTCACCACAAAGACCACCCCACGGCAGAGCCCCTTCCCACGTCTGCTCAAGCCATGTCCCACCCCATCAGCCTGGTGGAGAAAGGCCCTTCCACCGGGCAGGAGCGAGAGAGTGGCCCTCGCATCGGTGAGAAGGAAACTTACCATTTGTACAACCAGAGTGCTTTGTACTCAGGACAGTCTCGCCCCAAGGGGAAAATATTCCAGGTTTTCAAAGGCAACTTCTCAGAGTCGACAGAGCCTTACCTAAAGACAACCCTGCACTCTCCCTTCCCTACCCTGAGGAGCCCTTTCACAGATCACCCGTTTCAGTCCCAGACCGCAGCATCCAGCGATCCAAATGGAATGGGGCTGGCAAGAACTACACACTCAGACCCTTCTCCCCACCGCAACTCCTCGGGAAGCCTTAGGGAAGCAGAGCAAGGGGATGGGACCGAGGTAGCAGTGCAGGAGGCAGATTTTGCCACCACAACTGCTGGACCATCAACTGATCCTGAAGCAGTGTCGGTGCCTTTTAAACCCACCCGCTATGGCATGTGGGATATGCTGAGCAAAAACAACTCTTGGGTAACCTTGAATTTCAGTACAAATGTCCCTGTGTTTGCTGGCTCTGGATCTgctacagcagcagctggtcACTCGGTTCAGACCAGTTTTGACATCAGCATCTCATCCTCGGCAGCGGGAGACGCCGAGGGACTGACTCCGACGCAGCACGGCACGGTGACCAATTCCGCGTCACCAGGCAGTGCTCTCTCCTCAGTGCCTGCCACCAGGTTGTCCAGCCCCACCTCCACAGCTGGCTCCACCGCCACCGGGAACTTCCTGAACAGACTGGTTCCTGCCGGGACCTGGAAACCAGGTGTGCAAGGAAACATCTCCCATGTCACCGAGGGGGAcaaaccccagcacagagcaacCATCTGTCTCAGCAAGATGGACATTGCCTGGATCATTCTGGCTATCAGCGTCCCTATATCCTCATGTT CAGTTCTGCTGACAGTCTGCTGcatgagaaggaagaagaagacaTCTAACCCAGAGAACAACCTGAGCTATTGGAATAATGCTATTACCATGGACTACTTCAACAGGCATGCTGTAGAGTTACCAAGAGAGATCCAGTCACTGGAGACTTCAGAG gaCCACCTGTCGGAGCCGCGCTCCCCGGCCAACGGCGACTACCGGGACAGCGGGATGGTCCTGGTGAACCCCTTCTGCCAGGAAACGCTGTTCGTGGGACACGAGCAAGTCTCTGAAATATGA
- the TMEM108 gene encoding transmembrane protein 108 isoform X2 encodes MKRSLQVLYCQLFSVLLILALTEELVFSVQVLSPTVSSSQGFPMNTTTVTAMGTTPHHKDHPTAEPLPTSAQAMSHPISLVEKGPSTGQERESGPRIGEKETYHLYNQSALYSGQSRPKGKIFQVFKGNFSESTEPYLKTTLHSPFPTLRSPFTDHPFQSQTAASSDPNGMGLARTTHSDPSPHRNSSGSLREAEQGDGTEVAVQEADFATTTAGPSTDPEAVSVPFKPTRYGMWDMLSKNNSWVTLNFSTNVPVFAGSGSATAAAGHSVQTSFDISISSSAAGDAEGLTPTQHGTVTNSASPGSALSSVPATRLSSPTSTAGSTATGNFLNRLVPAGTWKPGVQGNISHVTEGDKPQHRATICLSKMDIAWIILAISVPISSCSVLLTVCCMRRKKKTSNPENNLSYWNNAITMDYFNRHAVELPREIQSLETSEDHLSEPRSPANGDYRDSGMVLVNPFCQETLFVGHEQVSEI; translated from the exons GTGTTCTACTGATCTTGGCACTGACAGAAGAGCTGGTGTTTTCTGTTCAGGTACTGTCTCCCACTGTCTCCTCCTCTCAGGGCTTCCCGATGAACACTACAACTGTCACAGCCATGGGAACAACACCTCACCACAAAGACCACCCCACGGCAGAGCCCCTTCCCACGTCTGCTCAAGCCATGTCCCACCCCATCAGCCTGGTGGAGAAAGGCCCTTCCACCGGGCAGGAGCGAGAGAGTGGCCCTCGCATCGGTGAGAAGGAAACTTACCATTTGTACAACCAGAGTGCTTTGTACTCAGGACAGTCTCGCCCCAAGGGGAAAATATTCCAGGTTTTCAAAGGCAACTTCTCAGAGTCGACAGAGCCTTACCTAAAGACAACCCTGCACTCTCCCTTCCCTACCCTGAGGAGCCCTTTCACAGATCACCCGTTTCAGTCCCAGACCGCAGCATCCAGCGATCCAAATGGAATGGGGCTGGCAAGAACTACACACTCAGACCCTTCTCCCCACCGCAACTCCTCGGGAAGCCTTAGGGAAGCAGAGCAAGGGGATGGGACCGAGGTAGCAGTGCAGGAGGCAGATTTTGCCACCACAACTGCTGGACCATCAACTGATCCTGAAGCAGTGTCGGTGCCTTTTAAACCCACCCGCTATGGCATGTGGGATATGCTGAGCAAAAACAACTCTTGGGTAACCTTGAATTTCAGTACAAATGTCCCTGTGTTTGCTGGCTCTGGATCTgctacagcagcagctggtcACTCGGTTCAGACCAGTTTTGACATCAGCATCTCATCCTCGGCAGCGGGAGACGCCGAGGGACTGACTCCGACGCAGCACGGCACGGTGACCAATTCCGCGTCACCAGGCAGTGCTCTCTCCTCAGTGCCTGCCACCAGGTTGTCCAGCCCCACCTCCACAGCTGGCTCCACCGCCACCGGGAACTTCCTGAACAGACTGGTTCCTGCCGGGACCTGGAAACCAGGTGTGCAAGGAAACATCTCCCATGTCACCGAGGGGGAcaaaccccagcacagagcaacCATCTGTCTCAGCAAGATGGACATTGCCTGGATCATTCTGGCTATCAGCGTCCCTATATCCTCATGTT CAGTTCTGCTGACAGTCTGCTGcatgagaaggaagaagaagacaTCTAACCCAGAGAACAACCTGAGCTATTGGAATAATGCTATTACCATGGACTACTTCAACAGGCATGCTGTAGAGTTACCAAGAGAGATCCAGTCACTGGAGACTTCAGAG gaCCACCTGTCGGAGCCGCGCTCCCCGGCCAACGGCGACTACCGGGACAGCGGGATGGTCCTGGTGAACCCCTTCTGCCAGGAAACGCTGTTCGTGGGACACGAGCAAGTCTCTGAAATATGA
- the TMEM108 gene encoding transmembrane protein 108 isoform X3 codes for MIFSGVLLILALTEELVFSVQVLSPTVSSSQGFPMNTTTVTAMGTTPHHKDHPTAEPLPTSAQAMSHPISLVEKGPSTGQERESGPRIGEKETYHLYNQSALYSGQSRPKGKIFQVFKGNFSESTEPYLKTTLHSPFPTLRSPFTDHPFQSQTAASSDPNGMGLARTTHSDPSPHRNSSGSLREAEQGDGTEVAVQEADFATTTAGPSTDPEAVSVPFKPTRYGMWDMLSKNNSWVTLNFSTNVPVFAGSGSATAAAGHSVQTSFDISISSSAAGDAEGLTPTQHGTVTNSASPGSALSSVPATRLSSPTSTAGSTATGNFLNRLVPAGTWKPGVQGNISHVTEGDKPQHRATICLSKMDIAWIILAISVPISSCSVLLTVCCMRRKKKTSNPENNLSYWNNAITMDYFNRHAVELPREIQSLETSEDHLSEPRSPANGDYRDSGMVLVNPFCQETLFVGHEQVSEI; via the exons GTGTTCTACTGATCTTGGCACTGACAGAAGAGCTGGTGTTTTCTGTTCAGGTACTGTCTCCCACTGTCTCCTCCTCTCAGGGCTTCCCGATGAACACTACAACTGTCACAGCCATGGGAACAACACCTCACCACAAAGACCACCCCACGGCAGAGCCCCTTCCCACGTCTGCTCAAGCCATGTCCCACCCCATCAGCCTGGTGGAGAAAGGCCCTTCCACCGGGCAGGAGCGAGAGAGTGGCCCTCGCATCGGTGAGAAGGAAACTTACCATTTGTACAACCAGAGTGCTTTGTACTCAGGACAGTCTCGCCCCAAGGGGAAAATATTCCAGGTTTTCAAAGGCAACTTCTCAGAGTCGACAGAGCCTTACCTAAAGACAACCCTGCACTCTCCCTTCCCTACCCTGAGGAGCCCTTTCACAGATCACCCGTTTCAGTCCCAGACCGCAGCATCCAGCGATCCAAATGGAATGGGGCTGGCAAGAACTACACACTCAGACCCTTCTCCCCACCGCAACTCCTCGGGAAGCCTTAGGGAAGCAGAGCAAGGGGATGGGACCGAGGTAGCAGTGCAGGAGGCAGATTTTGCCACCACAACTGCTGGACCATCAACTGATCCTGAAGCAGTGTCGGTGCCTTTTAAACCCACCCGCTATGGCATGTGGGATATGCTGAGCAAAAACAACTCTTGGGTAACCTTGAATTTCAGTACAAATGTCCCTGTGTTTGCTGGCTCTGGATCTgctacagcagcagctggtcACTCGGTTCAGACCAGTTTTGACATCAGCATCTCATCCTCGGCAGCGGGAGACGCCGAGGGACTGACTCCGACGCAGCACGGCACGGTGACCAATTCCGCGTCACCAGGCAGTGCTCTCTCCTCAGTGCCTGCCACCAGGTTGTCCAGCCCCACCTCCACAGCTGGCTCCACCGCCACCGGGAACTTCCTGAACAGACTGGTTCCTGCCGGGACCTGGAAACCAGGTGTGCAAGGAAACATCTCCCATGTCACCGAGGGGGAcaaaccccagcacagagcaacCATCTGTCTCAGCAAGATGGACATTGCCTGGATCATTCTGGCTATCAGCGTCCCTATATCCTCATGTT CAGTTCTGCTGACAGTCTGCTGcatgagaaggaagaagaagacaTCTAACCCAGAGAACAACCTGAGCTATTGGAATAATGCTATTACCATGGACTACTTCAACAGGCATGCTGTAGAGTTACCAAGAGAGATCCAGTCACTGGAGACTTCAGAG gaCCACCTGTCGGAGCCGCGCTCCCCGGCCAACGGCGACTACCGGGACAGCGGGATGGTCCTGGTGAACCCCTTCTGCCAGGAAACGCTGTTCGTGGGACACGAGCAAGTCTCTGAAATATGA